In the Chlorobium limicola DSM 245 genome, one interval contains:
- a CDS encoding restriction endonuclease: MDRNRIELLVASIRELTPGQFSWLERTVQIFQCEHHYSILHSDLLDEETLENFGDALRIHHSFSVEPFSKDKFEYVLERVVNMSSERAKLASKGNRGHDITIDNTRVSLKTQADKGIREGKIWISKFMELGKGHWGDNPDDLVLLRNIFLAHLDNYERILILRALRKAPDWIYELVEIPKQLLLLAGNGKLEMKTESRQFPKPGYCFVCEGDTELYQLYFDGGSERKLQLKNLLKSRCIVHARWEFTIPAV, encoded by the coding sequence ATGGATCGAAACCGAATTGAATTGCTGGTTGCATCCATTCGGGAACTTACTCCGGGACAATTTTCATGGCTGGAGAGAACAGTTCAGATATTTCAGTGTGAGCATCACTACTCGATTTTGCACTCTGACCTTCTTGACGAAGAAACTCTGGAAAATTTTGGTGATGCACTGAGAATCCATCACAGTTTTTCAGTGGAGCCATTTTCAAAGGATAAATTTGAATACGTTCTTGAACGGGTTGTCAACATGTCATCCGAGCGCGCAAAGCTTGCCTCAAAAGGGAACCGGGGTCATGATATCACCATAGACAATACGCGGGTTTCACTAAAAACACAGGCAGACAAGGGGATCAGGGAGGGCAAAATATGGATCAGTAAATTTATGGAACTGGGAAAGGGTCACTGGGGCGATAATCCGGATGATCTGGTATTGCTGCGCAACATTTTTTTAGCGCATCTTGACAATTACGAGAGAATACTCATTCTTCGGGCTCTTCGGAAAGCGCCGGACTGGATATACGAACTGGTGGAAATACCCAAGCAGCTTCTGTTGCTTGCGGGCAATGGAAAACTCGAGATGAAAACTGAAAGCAGGCAATTTCCAAAACCAGGCTATTGCTTTGTATGTGAAGGTGATACAGAGTTATACCAGCTTTACTTTGATGGAGGGAGCGAGCGAAAGCTTCAGCTCAAAAATCTTCTTAAAAGTCGCTGTATTGTGCATGCACGATGGGAATTTACGATTCCTGCAGTATAA
- a CDS encoding tetratricopeptide repeat protein — protein sequence MKVIQGSLKQPGSVVSEGRRLYDAGKFSESASFFIERIQRSKAAGTLPSAADLNHAGRAYLAMGDFHSAISFFRKGYELYPDIVSFSTNLALASLRTGRYREAAGLFDGLTRNPDGSENSNAYDGLAECLYRLGDFEGAKTAGVRSLTIKDRISCSADNPFFQQLKAESRTIRKRPVPDFHNSKSSRNIIAYSLWGNKTRYVDGAVFNARVARVVYPAWTCRFYCDGSVPETVLEELRRNGAQIVMMPAMRQVYQGLFWRFLVVSDPAVDRFLIRDADSPLTCQERVAVDEWIESGKLFHLMRDWYSHSELILAGMWGGVGGVLPDLQPMADMFYNKAQKERTIDQQFLRWCIWPLIREEHLAHDEYFRFGNAVPFPRLGRNPSDMPVALTWMDPAACAISVSGKKRQRVRVVSTVV from the coding sequence ATGAAGGTAATTCAGGGATCTCTCAAACAGCCGGGATCCGTTGTATCGGAAGGAAGGCGTTTATACGATGCCGGCAAGTTCAGCGAGTCGGCATCATTTTTCATCGAACGGATCCAGCGAAGCAAAGCTGCAGGTACATTGCCATCTGCAGCGGATCTTAACCATGCCGGCAGAGCATATCTTGCCATGGGTGATTTTCATTCCGCAATTTCCTTTTTCCGGAAAGGTTATGAGCTTTACCCCGATATAGTGTCTTTTTCCACGAACCTTGCTCTTGCTTCGCTGAGAACGGGAAGATACAGGGAGGCGGCCGGATTATTTGACGGATTGACCCGCAACCCTGATGGTTCCGAAAACAGTAACGCCTACGATGGCCTTGCCGAGTGCCTATACCGCCTCGGGGATTTCGAGGGAGCTAAAACAGCCGGGGTCAGGAGCCTCACCATAAAGGACCGTATCTCCTGTTCCGCAGATAATCCTTTTTTTCAACAGCTTAAAGCGGAAAGCCGGACGATTCGGAAACGGCCAGTTCCTGATTTCCATAACAGTAAGTCATCCCGGAATATTATAGCCTACAGCCTCTGGGGCAACAAGACCCGGTATGTCGATGGCGCGGTTTTCAATGCCAGGGTTGCCCGTGTGGTTTATCCTGCCTGGACCTGTCGTTTTTACTGTGACGGATCCGTACCTGAAACGGTGCTTGAAGAGTTACGTCGGAACGGAGCGCAGATCGTTATGATGCCAGCCATGCGACAGGTTTACCAGGGTTTGTTCTGGCGGTTTTTGGTTGTCAGCGATCCGGCTGTTGATCGTTTTCTCATCAGGGATGCCGATTCGCCGCTGACCTGCCAGGAGCGGGTGGCGGTGGATGAGTGGATCGAATCGGGAAAACTCTTTCATCTCATGAGGGACTGGTACTCTCATTCCGAACTTATTCTTGCCGGAATGTGGGGCGGAGTTGGCGGCGTTCTGCCCGATCTGCAGCCAATGGCAGATATGTTTTACAACAAGGCTCAAAAAGAGCGCACGATAGACCAGCAATTTTTGCGCTGGTGCATCTGGCCTCTCATCCGTGAAGAGCATCTTGCCCACGATGAGTATTTTCGTTTCGGCAATGCAGTACCTTTTCCCCGTCTTGGCAGAAATCCTTCTGATATGCCGGTTGCACTGACATGGATGGATCCGGCTGCCTGTGCGATATCAGTAAGCGGCAAAAAACGGCAGAGGGTTCGGGTTGTCAGCACTGTCGTTTGA
- a CDS encoding DNA methyltransferase: MSKHYTTEEAAHYLGVSSARIRQYILEERLQTDKSGRDHLIAESVLAEFARFGRKKVGRPFHELCNTNTVTVGSERASASNTLINRELLDEEGVQVINGDTRDSIKSLPDNTFRCVVTSPPYWGVRDYGVENQIGAEPDLKDYVNALVEIFSEVRRVLKSDGTFWLNIGNTYTSGGRKWRQEDSKNKGRAMSYRPPTPDGLKKKDLIGVAWMVAMACQLDGWYLRNDIIWHKPNCQPESVKDRLTVSHEYLFMFSKSEQYYFNQEAIKESYTNGNGFKNKRTVWSINTEPCAEAHFAVFPKNLVRPCILAGSEENDLILDPFYGSGTVGIVSMELNRKCVGIEINQDYVDIASKRNARVQGALILQES; this comes from the coding sequence ATGAGCAAGCATTATACAACAGAAGAGGCCGCTCACTATCTGGGCGTATCTTCAGCAAGAATACGTCAATATATTCTTGAAGAGCGCCTCCAGACAGATAAATCCGGCAGAGACCACTTGATTGCCGAGTCTGTTCTTGCTGAATTTGCCAGGTTTGGCAGAAAAAAGGTAGGACGTCCCTTCCATGAATTGTGCAATACGAATACGGTCACAGTCGGGTCAGAACGAGCATCCGCATCAAACACTCTTATCAACAGAGAACTGCTTGATGAAGAGGGAGTGCAGGTGATCAACGGAGATACCAGGGATAGTATCAAAAGCCTTCCTGACAACACGTTCAGATGTGTTGTTACATCTCCACCCTATTGGGGTGTGCGAGATTATGGCGTTGAGAATCAGATTGGTGCAGAGCCTGACCTTAAGGATTATGTAAATGCTCTTGTCGAAATATTTTCCGAGGTGCGACGAGTGCTCAAATCTGACGGAACATTCTGGCTCAATATCGGCAATACCTATACTTCAGGCGGAAGAAAATGGCGACAGGAAGACTCTAAAAATAAAGGTCGAGCAATGTCGTACCGGCCGCCTACGCCTGATGGTCTGAAAAAAAAAGACCTTATCGGCGTAGCATGGATGGTGGCAATGGCTTGCCAGCTTGACGGATGGTATTTAAGAAATGACATTATCTGGCACAAGCCGAATTGCCAACCGGAAAGCGTAAAAGACCGCTTAACGGTATCTCATGAGTACCTCTTCATGTTCTCAAAATCTGAACAGTACTATTTTAATCAGGAGGCAATCAAGGAGTCGTATACAAACGGAAACGGCTTCAAAAACAAGCGGACCGTCTGGTCAATCAATACCGAACCTTGTGCAGAAGCCCATTTTGCGGTTTTCCCTAAAAATCTTGTACGTCCATGCATATTAGCCGGGTCAGAGGAAAACGACCTGATTCTTGACCCTTTCTATGGATCCGGGACGGTTGGAATTGTATCGATGGAACTCAACAGAAAATGTGTCGGTATTGAAATAAATCAGGATTATGTTGACATAGCAAGCAAACGCAACGCACGGGTACAAGGTGCACTTATACTGCAGGAATCGTAA
- the purU gene encoding formyltetrahydrofolate deformylase: MTISEPVAILLLSCPDRAGLVSRISHFIYERGGNILDLDEHVDTVEKMFFIRVSWSTDHFSIPPTELDEAFSPLAKEFGASWKIRLGDRKMRVALFVSRYDHCLQELLWRHSIGEFRIDIPLIVSNHPDLEPLALRYGIPFHVFPVTAASKQEIEQQELGLLRDHDIDTVVLARYMQVLSPQFVESYPSRIINIHHSFLPAFVGSSPYRQAYERGVKIIGATSHYVTEDLDQGPIIEQDIVRMSHKDTLDDLIRKGRDLERLVLARALRLHSEHRILVNGKKTVVFD; the protein is encoded by the coding sequence ATGACCATTTCAGAACCCGTAGCCATTCTGCTTCTCTCCTGTCCCGACCGGGCCGGACTCGTTTCACGCATCTCCCATTTCATTTATGAGCGTGGTGGCAATATTCTCGATCTTGACGAGCATGTCGATACCGTCGAAAAAATGTTTTTTATCAGGGTGTCATGGAGTACCGATCATTTTTCCATTCCACCGACCGAGCTTGACGAGGCGTTCAGTCCGCTTGCCAAGGAGTTCGGCGCATCCTGGAAAATCCGGCTCGGCGACCGGAAGATGCGAGTCGCGCTGTTCGTGTCGCGCTACGACCACTGCCTGCAGGAACTGCTTTGGCGGCACAGCATAGGCGAGTTCCGGATCGATATTCCGCTGATCGTTTCAAACCATCCCGACCTCGAGCCGCTCGCCCTGCGTTACGGCATTCCGTTCCACGTGTTTCCTGTAACGGCAGCTTCGAAGCAGGAAATCGAGCAGCAGGAACTGGGACTGCTCAGAGACCACGATATCGATACCGTGGTGCTCGCCCGGTACATGCAGGTGCTTTCGCCGCAATTCGTCGAGAGCTATCCGTCAAGGATCATCAACATCCACCACTCCTTTCTGCCCGCCTTCGTGGGCAGCAGTCCATACCGGCAGGCCTATGAGCGCGGGGTGAAGATCATCGGGGCAACCAGCCATTATGTTACAGAAGATCTCGACCAGGGGCCCATCATCGAGCAGGATATCGTCAGAATGAGCCACAAGGATACCCTTGACGATCTCATCCGCAAGGGCCGCGACCTCGAACGCCTCGTCCTCGCCCGGGCGCTGCGCCTGCACAGCGAGCACCGGATACTGGTGAATGGCAAGAAAACCGTGGTGTTCGATTGA
- a CDS encoding lipocalin family protein — MINKLFFLVVLLLSGCTGVPEGLVVVDDFRLDRYLGSWYEIARIENSFEKNLGQVSAEYSLREDGSVKVKNKGYDADKGEWKSIEGKAAFTGDPTQGALKVSFFGPFYAGYNVVALDRKNYSWALVCGHKKSLFWILARKPEMEPVLLQQLVAKADSLGFETAKLRYFEKPR; from the coding sequence ATGATCAATAAACTTTTTTTTCTTGTTGTGCTGCTTCTTTCCGGCTGCACAGGAGTGCCCGAAGGGCTTGTCGTAGTCGATGATTTCAGGCTCGATCGCTACCTCGGCAGCTGGTATGAGATTGCCCGGATCGAGAATTCGTTCGAAAAGAATCTCGGGCAGGTTTCAGCCGAGTATTCCCTTCGGGAGGACGGGAGCGTGAAAGTGAAGAACAAGGGGTATGATGCTGATAAAGGGGAGTGGAAGTCCATTGAAGGCAAGGCAGCTTTTACAGGCGATCCAACGCAAGGCGCCCTTAAGGTATCGTTTTTCGGCCCGTTCTATGCCGGCTACAATGTTGTGGCTCTCGACAGGAAGAACTACTCCTGGGCTCTCGTCTGCGGACACAAGAAATCCCTGTTCTGGATTCTCGCCCGCAAGCCTGAAATGGAACCGGTGCTGCTGCAGCAGCTTGTTGCCAAAGCCGACTCTCTCGGGTTCGAGACGGCGAAGCTCAGGTATTTCGAGAAGCCGAGGTAG
- a CDS encoding flavin reductase family protein → MKKSVGAKTLLFPTPVLMVGTYDQAGKPNLMNAAWGGICCSKPPCVAVSLRKATYSHGCIVERKAFTASIACEGRMAEADYVGIASGREADKFAVAGLTPVRSELVDAPYAEEFPVVLECRLLHVIEIGLHTQFIGEIMDVKADAAVFDDDGLPDIMKIQPLIYDTARRGYHGVGPRLGDAFSVGKALQS, encoded by the coding sequence ATGAAAAAATCTGTCGGAGCAAAGACGCTCCTCTTTCCGACTCCGGTGCTGATGGTCGGCACCTACGACCAGGCCGGCAAACCCAACCTGATGAATGCCGCATGGGGCGGCATCTGCTGTTCGAAACCTCCCTGCGTCGCCGTTTCGCTGCGCAAAGCCACCTACTCCCACGGCTGCATCGTCGAGCGGAAAGCCTTTACGGCAAGCATCGCCTGCGAAGGGCGAATGGCCGAGGCCGATTATGTGGGGATCGCATCCGGGCGCGAAGCCGACAAGTTTGCCGTTGCCGGGCTGACCCCCGTCAGAAGCGAGCTGGTTGACGCTCCCTACGCGGAGGAGTTTCCCGTGGTGCTGGAGTGCAGGCTCCTGCACGTTATCGAAATCGGCCTGCACACGCAGTTCATCGGCGAAATCATGGATGTCAAGGCGGATGCAGCTGTGTTCGACGATGACGGTCTTCCGGACATCATGAAAATCCAGCCGCTCATCTACGATACCGCCCGGAGAGGGTACCACGGCGTGGGCCCGCGTCTCGGCGATGCCTTCTCCGTCGGCAAGGCGCTGCAGTCGTGA